The Phocoena phocoena chromosome 4, mPhoPho1.1, whole genome shotgun sequence genome contains a region encoding:
- the LRRC15 gene encoding leucine-rich repeat-containing protein 15, with product MPLKHYLLLLVGCQAWAVGWAYHGCPRECTCSRASQVECTGAHIMVVPTPLPWNAVSLQILSTHITELNESPFLNSSALIALRIEKNELSHIAPSAFHNLGSLRYLSLANNKLQVLPVSLFQGLDNLESLLLSSNQLVHIQPTHFTRFSNLKELQLHGNHLEFIPDGAFDHLVGLVKLNLGKNRLTHLSPRVFQHLSNLQVLRLYENRISDIPMGCFDGLGNLQELALQQNQISMLSPGLFHKNRNLQKLYLSNNHISQLPSGIFMQLPQLNRLTLFGNSLKELAPGIFGPMHNLRELWLYDNHIASLPDNVFSSLRQLQVLVLSHNQISYISPDAFNGLVEMRELSLHTNVLQELDGSVFRTLANLQNVSLQNNCLRQLPGNIFANTNELMTLQLQNNRLENLPLGIFDHLGKLCELRLYDNPWRCDSDILPLHNWLLLNKARLGTDTPPVCFSPANVRGQSLIIIDVNVVVSSVQGSVVPEVSTHPETPSYSDTTCVSSTIDFTSLTTTETTDSRDTGGMTQAQSRLTVAAIVIGIIALACSLAACICCCFCKKRSHAVLMQMKAPNEC from the coding sequence ATGCCACTGAAACATTATCTCCTTTTGCTGGTGGGCTGCCAAgcctgggctgtgggctgggcctACCATGGCTGCCCTAGAGAGTGCACCTGCTCCAGGGCCTCCCAGGTGGAGTGTACGGGGGCGCACATCATGGTGGTACCCACCCCGCTGCCCTGGAACGCCGTGAGCCTGCAGATCCTCAGCACGCACATCACCGAACTCAACGAATCCCCGTTCCTCAACAGCTCGGCCCTGATCGCCCTGCGGATTGAGAAGAATGAGCTGTCCCACATCGCGCCCAGTGCCTTCCATAACCTGGGCTCGCTGCGCTACCTCAGCCTCGCCAACAACAAGCTTCAGGTTCTGCCCGTCAGCCTCTTCCAGGGCCTGGACAACCTAGAGTCGCTCCTCTTGTCCAGCAACCAGCTGGTGCATATCCAGCCGACTCACTTCACCCGCTTCAGCAACCTCAAGGAGCTGCAGCTGCACGGCAACCACCTGGAGTTTATCCCCGACGGGGCCTTCGACCACCTGGTGGGCCTCGTCAAGCTGAATCTGGGCAAGAATAGGCTCACCCACCTCTCACCCAGGGTCTTCCAGCACCTGAGCAACCTCCAGGTCCTCCGGCTGTATGAGAACAGGATTTCAGACATCCCCATGGGCTGTTTTGACGGGCTTGGCAACCTCCAGGAGCTGGCCCTGCAACAGAACCAGATTAGCATGCTGTCTCCTGGCCTCTTCCACAAAAACCGTAACCTCCAGAAGCTCTATCTGTCCAACAACCACATCTCCCAGCTGCCCTCCGGCATCTTCATGCAGCTGCCCCAGCTCAACCGGCTCACGCTCTTCGGGAATTCCCTGAAGGAGCTCGCTCCGGGCATCTTTGGACCCATGCACAACCTGCGTGAGCTTTGGCTCTATGACAACCACATCGCCTCCCTCCCGGACAATGTCTTCAGCAGCCTCCGCCAGTTGCAGGTCCTGGTCCTCAGCCACAACCAGATCAGCTACATCTCTCCGGATGCCTTCAATGGGCTGGTGGAGATGCGGGAGCTGTCCCTCCACACCAACGTGCTGCAAGAGCTGGACGGGAGTGTCTTCCGCACGTTGGCCAATCTGCAGAACGTCTCCCTGCAGAACAACTGCCTCAGACAGCTCCCGGGCAACATCTTCGCCAACACCAATGAACTCATGACCCTCCAGCTGCAGAACAACCGGCTGGAGAACCTGCCCTTGGGCATCTTCGATCACCTGGGGAAGCTGTGTGAGCTGCGGCTCTATGACAACCCCTGGAGGTGTGACTCAGACATCCTTCCGCTCCACAACTGGCTCCTACTCAACAAGGCCAGGCTGGGGACAGACACCCCCCCGGTGTGTTTCAGCCCAGCCAATGTCCGAGGCCAGTCCCTCATCATCATCGATGTCAATGTTGTTGTCTCCAGTGTCCAGGGTTCAGTGGTCCCCGAGGTGTCCACCCACCCAGAGACACCCAGCTACTCCGACACCACCTGCGTCTCCTCCACCATTGACTTCACCAGTCTGACCACCACCGAGACCACCGATAGCCGTGACACGGGGGGCATGACCCAGGCCCAGAGCAGGCTGACTGTTGCTGCCATTGTGATTGGCATCATCGCCCTGGCCTGCTCCCTGGCTGCCTGTATCTGCTGTTGCTTCTGCAAGAAGAGGAGCCATGCAGTCCTGATGCAGATGAAGGCACCCAATGAGTGTTaa